The Dehalogenimonas lykanthroporepellens BL-DC-9 genome includes a window with the following:
- a CDS encoding Heavy metal transport/detoxification protein (PFAM: Heavy metal transport/detoxification protein~KEGG: hmo:HM1_1698 copper ion binding protein, putative) has protein sequence MTMTTLTVKGMSCGNCVRHVEGALRKLPGVATVTVDLAAGQATVEYNPEEANITLLKQAVADAGYEAAVNGE, from the coding sequence ATGACAATGACGACTCTGACCGTCAAGGGAATGAGCTGTGGCAACTGCGTCCGCCACGTCGAGGGCGCTCTCCGGAAACTGCCCGGCGTGGCCACCGTCACCGTAGACCTGGCCGCCGGTCAGGCAACGGTGGAGTACAATCCCGAAGAGGCTAACATCACCCTGCTGAAACAGGCGGTGGCCGACGCCGGCTATGAAGCCGCTGTCAACGGCGAATAA
- a CDS encoding heavy metal translocating P-type ATPase (KEGG: mta:Moth_1994 heavy metal translocating P-type ATPase~TIGRFAM: heavy metal translocating P-type ATPase; copper-translocating P-type ATPase; copper ion binding protein; ATPase, P-type (transporting), HAD superfamily, subfamily IC~PFAM: E1-E2 ATPase-associated domain protein; Heavy metal transport/detoxification protein; Haloacid dehalogenase domain protein hydrolase), with translation MSTEAPGITLNMFIGGMTCAACVRHVESALQSVPGTADVIVNLALGKATLNFDPKQAALADLKRAVEEGGYSATFDTARLSLSGLTCAACVAAVERAVGALPGVAGITVNLSAGSAQLEYAPPLTSLKEVIAVIRELGYEAAEKIEGQAALDREQQAREREISRQKKNLIISWTLGMLVMVGMFQPYWILPNFVPEWMNNKVFLFFLTTPIVFGPGRQFFVNSWHGLKRGLTDMNLLYATGIGAAYLIAVINTFFPEAGFGGPEATFYEAAALLTAFIILGRYLEAVTRGRTSESIRRLMKLQPRLARVIRNGQEQEIPVDAVVAGDIIAVRPGEAVPVDGVVRDGYSAVDQAMITGESLPVEKQVGDEVIGGTINKTGAFRFEATRVGGDTALAQIIKLVEDAQTTRAPIQKLADRVAGHFIMGVHIIALLVFLFWFFFGYDMWFTPETRLILTPYTLHDLGVFGFALLTSVTVLVISCPCALGLATPSAVMAGSGKGAEYGILFKGADAMENTARLNAVVLDKTGTLTRGEPSVTDVVAADGFDRDTVLSLASAVERQSEHPLGEAIVKAASHLPATAEAVEFQAVPGHGVAATVAGQRVLLGNRKLMQERNIDITMVEPSAERLETEGKTAMFVAADNRTAGVIAVADTLKETSARAVGELKKLGLQVMMITGDNRRTAEAIGRQAGIDRILAEVLPEDKAGEVRKLQTAGFKVAMVGDGINDAPALAQADVGIAIGSGTDVAKETGHVILVRDDILDVAAALQVGRRTLGLIKQNLFWAFGYNTLAIPLGMGLLYPFTGQMVSPELAALLMATSSLSVTLNTLRMRGFVPEVRRTADEKGVTA, from the coding sequence ATGAGCACCGAAGCGCCCGGAATAACGCTCAATATGTTCATCGGCGGCATGACCTGTGCCGCCTGCGTCCGCCATGTGGAATCGGCGCTCCAGTCGGTTCCCGGTACTGCTGACGTCATCGTCAACCTGGCGCTGGGCAAGGCCACCCTGAATTTCGACCCGAAACAGGCGGCTCTGGCCGACCTCAAGCGGGCGGTGGAAGAGGGTGGCTATTCAGCGACTTTCGACACCGCCCGGCTGAGTTTGAGCGGGTTGACCTGCGCCGCCTGCGTCGCCGCGGTGGAGAGGGCGGTCGGCGCCCTGCCCGGAGTGGCCGGCATCACCGTCAACCTTTCGGCCGGCTCCGCTCAGCTGGAATACGCCCCGCCGCTGACATCCCTGAAGGAGGTCATTGCCGTCATCCGGGAACTGGGTTACGAGGCCGCCGAAAAAATAGAAGGTCAGGCGGCACTCGACCGGGAACAGCAGGCCCGCGAACGGGAGATCAGCCGTCAGAAAAAGAATCTGATCATCTCCTGGACGCTGGGTATGCTGGTGATGGTAGGCATGTTCCAGCCCTACTGGATACTGCCCAACTTCGTCCCGGAATGGATGAACAACAAGGTGTTCCTGTTTTTCCTGACCACTCCCATCGTCTTCGGCCCCGGCAGACAGTTCTTCGTCAATTCCTGGCACGGGCTGAAACGCGGCCTGACCGACATGAACCTGCTTTACGCCACCGGTATCGGCGCCGCGTACCTGATAGCCGTCATCAATACCTTTTTCCCGGAGGCCGGTTTCGGCGGACCGGAAGCCACCTTCTACGAAGCGGCGGCGTTGTTGACCGCCTTCATCATCCTGGGCCGATACCTGGAGGCGGTTACCCGCGGCCGAACCTCGGAGTCCATCCGTCGCCTGATGAAACTTCAGCCGCGGCTGGCGCGCGTCATCCGCAACGGACAGGAACAGGAGATACCGGTCGATGCGGTCGTGGCCGGCGATATCATCGCGGTTCGTCCGGGTGAAGCCGTGCCGGTGGACGGTGTGGTGAGGGATGGTTACTCCGCGGTGGATCAGGCGATGATAACCGGGGAAAGCCTGCCGGTGGAAAAGCAGGTCGGCGACGAGGTCATCGGCGGCACCATCAATAAAACCGGCGCTTTCCGCTTCGAGGCCACCCGTGTTGGCGGCGATACCGCCCTGGCCCAGATTATAAAATTGGTGGAAGACGCCCAGACGACCCGGGCTCCGATACAGAAGCTGGCCGACCGGGTGGCCGGTCACTTCATCATGGGGGTTCACATCATCGCCCTGCTGGTCTTCCTGTTCTGGTTCTTTTTCGGTTACGACATGTGGTTCACCCCGGAAACCAGACTGATACTGACGCCTTATACCCTGCACGACCTGGGCGTCTTCGGTTTCGCCCTGCTGACCTCGGTGACGGTGCTGGTGATTTCCTGCCCCTGCGCCCTGGGGCTGGCGACCCCGTCAGCGGTCATGGCCGGCAGTGGCAAGGGGGCCGAGTACGGCATTCTGTTCAAGGGCGCCGATGCCATGGAAAACACCGCCCGGCTGAACGCGGTAGTTCTGGACAAGACCGGAACGCTGACCCGCGGCGAGCCTTCGGTCACCGACGTGGTAGCCGCGGACGGCTTCGACCGGGATACGGTACTGAGCCTGGCGTCAGCAGTCGAGCGCCAATCCGAACACCCGCTGGGTGAAGCCATCGTCAAGGCCGCCTCACACCTGCCGGCCACGGCTGAAGCTGTCGAATTTCAGGCTGTCCCCGGACACGGGGTGGCGGCGACAGTCGCCGGACAGCGGGTACTGCTGGGCAACCGGAAGCTGATGCAAGAGCGAAATATCGATATCACCATGGTCGAACCTTCAGCTGAACGGCTGGAAACCGAGGGCAAGACGGCCATGTTCGTGGCGGCCGACAACCGGACGGCCGGTGTCATCGCCGTGGCCGACACCCTCAAGGAGACCTCGGCCCGGGCGGTAGGCGAACTGAAAAAACTGGGCCTTCAGGTGATGATGATTACCGGGGACAACCGGCGCACCGCCGAAGCCATCGGCCGGCAGGCCGGTATTGACCGGATACTGGCGGAAGTCCTGCCCGAGGATAAGGCCGGCGAGGTCAGGAAACTGCAGACTGCCGGTTTCAAGGTAGCCATGGTCGGCGACGGCATCAACGACGCCCCCGCCCTGGCCCAGGCCGATGTCGGCATTGCCATCGGTTCCGGCACCGACGTAGCCAAGGAAACCGGGCATGTCATCCTGGTCAGGGACGATATCCTGGACGTCGCCGCCGCCCTTCAGGTGGGACGACGCACACTGGGACTCATCAAGCAGAACCTGTTCTGGGCTTTCGGTTACAACACGCTGGCCATACCCCTGGGCATGGGACTGCTGTATCCCTTCACCGGGCAGATGGTATCGCCGGAACTGGCGGCGCTTTTGATGGCCACCAGTTCGCTGTCGGTGACCCTCAATACCCTCCGGATGCGCGGTTTTGTCCCTGAAGTCCGCCGGACAGCAGACGAAAAAGGAGTTACCGCATGA
- a CDS encoding hypothetical protein (KEGG: mba:Mbar_A1890 hypothetical protein), whose amino-acid sequence MKKIFTIPVIYTLLSATGAALFLLATGGDEYTAVDRVGGALWVFLLSMIILMPAVAAWRSGKKG is encoded by the coding sequence ATGAAAAAGATATTTACCATTCCGGTAATCTACACGCTGTTATCGGCTACCGGCGCGGCATTGTTTCTGCTGGCCACAGGCGGAGACGAATATACGGCGGTCGACCGGGTCGGCGGGGCACTGTGGGTGTTTCTGCTGTCGATGATTATCCTGATGCCGGCGGTGGCCGCCTGGCGTAGCGGAAAGAAAGGCTGA
- a CDS encoding glutamate synthase (NADPH), homotetrameric (KEGG: det:DET0038 putative oxidoreductase~TIGRFAM: glutamate synthase (NADPH), homotetrameric~PFAM: FAD-dependent pyridine nucleotide-disulphide oxidoreductase), whose protein sequence is MAEKLNLNRVPMPKQAAQRRKLNFDEVALGYTAEEAAQEASRCIDCKARNCVAGCPVAIDIPDFIRALKADDLPSAAGILKRTNALPGVCGRVCPQESQCEAVCTLAKKGSPVAIGRLERYIADWELGHPNRSVPEKTQPSGRRAAVVGAGPSGLTAAAELARKGHQVTVFESLHVAGGVLMYGIPEFRLPKSIVQAEVDYVASLGVTFELNAVVGKTLSIDELFAEGFQAVFVGTGAGLPLFLNIEGENASGVYSANEFLSRVNLMQAWRFPEFDTPLKVGREVAVIGGGNVAMDAARSAVRLGARVTVVYRRGSDEMPARAEEIENAEEEGVSFLFLTNPIQFNVNEHRWVSGMVCQKMELGAPDASGRRRPVPVPGSEFELPLDMAVIALGTRPNPLIARATPDLEFAARGNVIADETTGLTRKSGVWAGGDVVTGSATVISAMGAGKAAAGDIDRYLATLPR, encoded by the coding sequence ATGGCTGAAAAACTGAATCTAAACCGGGTCCCCATGCCCAAACAGGCGGCCCAACGACGGAAGCTCAATTTCGACGAAGTCGCCCTGGGTTATACCGCCGAAGAAGCGGCCCAGGAAGCTTCCCGCTGTATCGACTGCAAGGCGCGCAATTGTGTCGCCGGTTGCCCGGTGGCCATCGATATTCCTGATTTCATCAGGGCGCTCAAGGCCGATGACCTGCCGTCAGCGGCCGGTATTCTGAAACGCACCAACGCTCTGCCCGGCGTTTGCGGCCGGGTCTGTCCCCAGGAAAGCCAGTGTGAGGCTGTCTGTACCCTGGCCAAAAAGGGCTCCCCAGTGGCCATCGGGCGGTTGGAGCGCTATATCGCGGACTGGGAACTGGGCCATCCGAACCGTTCTGTCCCGGAAAAGACTCAACCATCAGGCCGAAGGGCGGCGGTTGTCGGCGCCGGCCCTTCCGGGTTGACTGCCGCCGCCGAACTGGCCCGTAAAGGGCACCAGGTCACTGTCTTCGAATCGCTTCATGTTGCCGGTGGCGTCCTGATGTACGGCATTCCGGAGTTTCGCCTGCCCAAGAGTATCGTCCAGGCTGAAGTCGACTATGTTGCGTCACTGGGCGTAACCTTCGAACTCAATGCCGTTGTCGGCAAGACGCTGAGCATCGACGAACTGTTCGCCGAGGGTTTTCAGGCGGTATTCGTCGGCACCGGCGCCGGATTGCCGTTGTTTTTGAACATTGAAGGTGAAAATGCCTCCGGCGTTTATTCCGCCAATGAGTTCCTGTCCCGGGTGAACCTGATGCAGGCCTGGCGTTTTCCGGAGTTCGATACCCCGCTCAAGGTCGGCCGGGAAGTCGCCGTCATCGGCGGCGGCAATGTGGCCATGGACGCCGCCCGGAGCGCCGTCCGACTGGGGGCGCGTGTCACCGTCGTTTACCGGCGGGGCAGCGATGAAATGCCCGCCCGGGCCGAAGAAATAGAAAACGCTGAGGAAGAAGGCGTCTCCTTTTTGTTTTTAACCAACCCGATTCAATTCAACGTCAACGAACACCGCTGGGTTTCCGGCATGGTTTGTCAGAAAATGGAACTGGGCGCGCCGGACGCCAGTGGCCGCCGCCGTCCGGTGCCGGTACCCGGCTCCGAGTTCGAGTTACCACTGGATATGGCCGTTATAGCCCTGGGCACCCGTCCCAATCCGTTGATAGCCCGGGCGACGCCGGACCTTGAATTCGCCGCCAGGGGCAATGTCATTGCCGATGAGACAACCGGGCTGACCCGTAAATCGGGGGTCTGGGCCGGCGGCGATGTCGTTACCGGGTCAGCTACGGTGATTTCGGCCATGGGCGCCGGTAAAGCCGCGGCCGGCGATATCGACCGCTATCTGGCCACTCTGCCTCGCTAG
- a CDS encoding oxidoreductase FAD/NAD(P)-binding domain protein (PFAM: oxidoreductase FAD/NAD(P)-binding domain protein; Dihydroorotate dehydrogenase, electron transfer subunit, iron-sulphur cluster binding domain~KEGG: dev:DhcVS_35 GltD-like oxidoreductase, FAD/NAD(P)-binding, PyrK), with the protein MYPIISTEELVPRVRVYRIQAPRVARKAAAGQFVILRVNEKGERIPLTIADWDTTEGTVSVVFMEVGTTTTRLARLGVGDALADFVGPLGNPTEIENFGTVCLMAGGFATATIMPIARAMKAAGNRVITVVGARNKDLLFWQDRLSAVSDELIITTDDGSAGRKGVVTEPIKEKLERGETIDRVIAVGPSIMMKFSALTTRPFGVKTIVSMNPIMIDGTGMCGCCRVSVDGQTRFACVDGPEFDGHAIDWDSFMARQRTYIEEEKRSLEVCRCPEAGA; encoded by the coding sequence TTGTACCCCATTATTTCCACCGAAGAACTGGTACCGCGCGTAAGGGTTTATCGCATTCAGGCCCCTCGTGTCGCCCGTAAGGCGGCCGCCGGCCAGTTCGTGATTCTGAGAGTGAATGAAAAAGGCGAGCGCATTCCGCTGACCATCGCCGACTGGGATACCACTGAAGGCACGGTCTCGGTAGTGTTCATGGAGGTCGGTACCACCACCACCCGGCTGGCACGTCTGGGCGTCGGCGATGCCCTGGCCGACTTTGTCGGCCCCCTGGGTAATCCGACCGAGATAGAAAACTTCGGCACCGTCTGCCTGATGGCCGGCGGTTTCGCCACCGCCACCATCATGCCCATCGCCCGGGCCATGAAAGCCGCCGGCAACCGGGTGATTACCGTGGTCGGCGCGCGCAACAAAGACCTTCTGTTCTGGCAGGACCGGCTGTCAGCGGTTTCCGATGAACTTATCATTACTACCGATGACGGCTCGGCCGGACGCAAGGGCGTGGTGACCGAACCGATAAAGGAAAAACTGGAGCGGGGAGAAACGATTGACCGGGTCATCGCCGTCGGTCCCAGCATCATGATGAAGTTCTCCGCTCTGACCACCCGGCCTTTCGGTGTCAAGACCATCGTCAGTATGAACCCTATCATGATTGACGGCACCGGTATGTGCGGTTGCTGTCGGGTATCGGTTGACGGACAGACCCGGTTCGCCTGTGTGGATGGGCCGGAGTTCGACGGACACGCCATTGACTGGGACTCCTTCATGGCGCGTCAGCGAACCTATATCGAAGAAGAAAAGCGCTCGCTCGAGGTCTGCCGCTGTCCGGAGGCCGGAGCGTGA
- a CDS encoding conserved hypothetical protein (KEGG: dev:DhcVS_39 hypothetical protein) codes for MRADSETRSAINALLDEYKYALEARNVEALLNVTTKDPNMLNIGPAQDEMSIGPGQLKERYEKHFAMADNIAVKFGYTTIKANGDVAWVSSHIYETLTRGTRELVLDMRLTAVAEKVDGTWKFSEMHLSLPGEVKMPEPTPEEKEAEEAAEAERKAAEEAKRKEEEAKREAELKADEPPADQSFFDYY; via the coding sequence ATGAGAGCGGACTCCGAAACACGCAGTGCCATCAACGCCTTGCTGGATGAATACAAGTATGCCCTTGAAGCCAGAAACGTCGAAGCCCTGCTTAATGTAACCACCAAAGACCCCAACATGCTCAATATCGGTCCCGCCCAGGACGAAATGAGCATCGGCCCCGGCCAGCTCAAGGAACGTTACGAAAAGCATTTCGCCATGGCCGACAACATCGCCGTCAAATTCGGCTATACCACCATCAAGGCCAACGGTGATGTGGCCTGGGTTTCCAGCCATATCTATGAGACGCTGACCAGGGGCACCCGGGAACTGGTGCTCGACATGCGCCTGACCGCGGTGGCGGAGAAGGTCGACGGCACCTGGAAGTTTTCCGAGATGCACCTGTCCCTGCCGGGAGAGGTGAAGATGCCGGAACCGACTCCGGAGGAAAAAGAAGCCGAAGAAGCCGCCGAAGCTGAACGCAAGGCCGCCGAAGAAGCCAAGCGCAAGGAAGAAGAAGCTAAAAGGGAAGCCGAACTCAAGGCCGACGAGCCCCCGGCCGACCAGTCTTTCTTCGACTACTACTAA
- a CDS encoding glutathione-dependent formaldehyde-activating, GFA (KEGG: nar:Saro_0414 glutathione-dependent formaldehyde-activating, GFA), with amino-acid sequence MSERTCHCYGCGRNQGVEVSALPCLALQGWFILSHLQGPEDIKRYGFCSITCLQRWVNENTPSVPEIFFSSLDDF; translated from the coding sequence TTGAGCGAACGAACCTGCCATTGTTACGGTTGTGGCCGCAATCAGGGGGTGGAAGTCTCCGCGCTCCCCTGTCTGGCCCTGCAGGGCTGGTTTATCCTGTCTCACCTCCAGGGACCGGAAGACATCAAGCGGTACGGTTTCTGCTCCATTACCTGTCTCCAGCGGTGGGTCAATGAGAACACTCCATCAGTCCCGGAAATATTCTTCTCCAGCCTGGATGATTTCTAG
- a CDS encoding SNARE associated Golgi protein-related protein (PFAM: SNARE associated Golgi protein~KEGG: hau:Haur_0039 SNARE associated Golgi protein): protein MSDSDLPAGDQPPVDHHLAEKGSWVQRRLLPILSIVFVIVVVGGVLYIYHNNPDLTEQLKGYGYLGAFIISALLNATVILPAGNFLVLAALGAAMPSPTVVGLAAAVGAAIGEMTGYLAGFSGRAVLPQHHKWYQRVHDWLNRYGMWAIFGLSAAPLVFDVAGITAGVMRFPARKFFIACFLGRSVLYILLAWAGALGWQQVIDWLAA from the coding sequence ATGAGTGACTCTGATTTACCTGCCGGCGACCAACCGCCGGTTGACCATCACCTGGCCGAAAAAGGCTCCTGGGTTCAGCGGCGGCTGTTACCTATCTTGTCCATTGTTTTTGTCATCGTAGTCGTCGGCGGGGTTCTCTACATCTACCACAACAACCCCGACCTGACCGAACAGCTCAAGGGATACGGGTACCTGGGCGCTTTCATCATCAGCGCCCTGCTTAACGCCACTGTCATTCTACCAGCGGGTAATTTTCTGGTGCTGGCGGCGCTGGGCGCCGCCATGCCATCGCCGACCGTAGTCGGTCTGGCCGCCGCCGTGGGTGCGGCCATCGGTGAGATGACCGGCTACCTGGCCGGTTTTTCCGGCCGGGCGGTGTTGCCGCAACACCACAAGTGGTACCAGCGCGTTCACGACTGGCTGAACCGCTACGGAATGTGGGCCATCTTCGGCCTGTCGGCGGCGCCTCTGGTATTCGACGTAGCCGGCATCACCGCCGGGGTGATGCGCTTTCCGGCCCGGAAATTCTTCATTGCCTGCTTCCTGGGTCGCAGTGTTCTTTACATACTGCTGGCCTGGGCCGGCGCGCTGGGCTGGCAACAGGTTATCGACTGGCTGGCGGCTTAA
- a CDS encoding major facilitator superfamily MFS_1 (PFAM: major facilitator superfamily MFS_1~KEGG: dge:Dgeo_0892 major facilitator transporter), translated as MKRLRFPKLGVSDYLKITILGLGLTALSQSFHGLILPLRVLDFVGEAEKNTALGTITFLGLIIAMLWQPVASAISDATSTRWGRRKPFVIGGVIALMVFLLGVGLAPSLGALFVFYCLMQLASNTAQGPYQGYIPELVPPDYRGRASSVKSLMEIIGGAVGVLVVGRLLSGYSADQQTGLWIALAILSGLLLIILLYLWRRLHDPPVTAPLPKFRNPLLSYRFNLREVPGFGWFLASRLLVLMAGATIQQFALYYVRDVIGVADPAGATAGFMVVAGVGMAASVFPAGYLADRYGRSRLSLVAALIGAAGIMILIIWPTLTAVYIVAAITGYATGTFVVVNWALATDLVVPGQEARYLAIVNMATAGGAAAARLIGPVIDHFNGVSVNLGYQVMLSAALLYFVIGGLLILKVKPPASR; from the coding sequence ATGAAAAGGCTGAGGTTCCCCAAGCTGGGGGTAAGCGATTATCTGAAAATCACCATCCTCGGCCTGGGGCTGACCGCCCTGTCCCAGAGTTTCCATGGCCTCATCCTGCCTCTGCGGGTGCTGGATTTTGTCGGCGAGGCCGAAAAAAACACCGCTCTGGGCACTATCACCTTCCTGGGATTGATCATCGCCATGTTGTGGCAACCGGTCGCCAGCGCCATCTCCGACGCCACCTCCACCCGCTGGGGGCGGCGTAAGCCTTTCGTCATCGGTGGCGTCATCGCCCTGATGGTGTTCTTGCTCGGTGTCGGCCTGGCGCCGTCTCTGGGCGCCCTTTTTGTCTTTTACTGCCTGATGCAACTGGCCAGTAACACGGCGCAGGGGCCTTATCAGGGTTATATTCCGGAGCTGGTGCCCCCGGATTATCGCGGCCGGGCTTCTTCAGTGAAATCCCTGATGGAAATAATCGGGGGGGCGGTGGGGGTGCTGGTGGTCGGGCGTCTGCTGTCGGGTTATTCTGCCGACCAGCAGACAGGGTTGTGGATAGCTCTGGCAATCCTGTCCGGTCTTCTGCTCATCATTCTGTTATATCTGTGGCGACGGCTTCACGATCCCCCGGTGACCGCGCCTTTGCCGAAATTTCGGAATCCTCTGCTCAGTTATCGCTTCAACCTCAGGGAAGTTCCCGGTTTCGGCTGGTTTCTGGCTTCCCGGCTCCTGGTGCTGATGGCCGGGGCTACCATACAGCAGTTTGCCCTTTATTACGTCCGTGATGTCATCGGCGTGGCCGACCCGGCCGGGGCGACCGCCGGATTCATGGTGGTGGCGGGGGTCGGCATGGCGGCTTCGGTTTTCCCGGCGGGGTACCTGGCCGACCGTTACGGGCGGAGCCGGCTGTCGCTGGTGGCGGCGCTTATCGGGGCGGCTGGAATTATGATTCTGATTATCTGGCCGACGTTGACGGCGGTGTATATCGTCGCGGCTATTACCGGTTACGCCACCGGAACCTTCGTGGTGGTCAACTGGGCGCTGGCGACCGACCTGGTAGTGCCCGGACAGGAAGCCCGCTATCTGGCTATAGTCAACATGGCCACCGCCGGTGGCGCCGCCGCGGCCCGGCTGATCGGGCCGGTCATCGACCATTTCAACGGGGTATCGGTCAACCTGGGTTACCAGGTGATGCTCTCGGCGGCGTTGCTTTACTTTGTTATCGGCGGTTTGCTGATTCTGAAGGTTAAGCCGCCAGCCAGTCGATAA
- a CDS encoding deoxyuridine 5'-triphosphate nucleotidohydrolase (KEGG: det:DET0415 deoxyuridine 5'-triphosphate nucleotidohydrolase), whose amino-acid sequence MTALPKKELLRLIQGDTPLVSGFLDLDAQVQPNGIDLTLKEVFTLEEEGVIARDNADRRLTPLSEIPFDKGRLHLAPGSYLITYNEIVNLPRDVMALGRARSSLLRCGAAIHTAVWDAGYSGRSQSLLVVYHPAGITLEADARLMQLVFFRLSDTTEAYNGIYQNENK is encoded by the coding sequence ATGACCGCACTACCGAAAAAAGAACTGCTCCGCCTCATCCAGGGAGATACGCCGCTGGTATCGGGTTTTCTGGATCTGGACGCCCAGGTTCAGCCGAACGGCATTGACCTGACACTGAAAGAGGTGTTCACCCTGGAGGAAGAAGGCGTCATCGCCCGGGACAACGCTGACCGCCGTTTAACCCCCCTGTCCGAAATACCCTTCGACAAAGGCCGCCTGCACCTGGCGCCCGGCAGTTATCTCATCACCTATAACGAGATTGTCAACCTGCCCCGGGACGTCATGGCGCTGGGCAGAGCCCGCTCCAGCCTGCTCCGGTGCGGCGCCGCCATACATACCGCGGTCTGGGACGCCGGTTACAGCGGCCGTTCTCAATCACTGCTGGTGGTCTATCATCCGGCCGGCATCACCCTCGAAGCTGACGCCAGGCTGATGCAACTGGTCTTTTTCCGGCTGTCGGACACCACCGAAGCCTACAACGGCATCTATCAGAACGAAAATAAATGA
- a CDS encoding Smr protein/MutS2 (PFAM: Smr protein/MutS2~KEGG: mta:Moth_1711 MutS2 family protein) yields the protein MTVVEALPRLDEFLHDSFQTGHYRVRVNHGKGTGVLKLEVGRYLSGHPLVLGYRSADRWHGGEGVTEVDLSYR from the coding sequence TTGACGGTGGTGGAGGCCCTGCCGCGGCTGGATGAATTTCTGCATGATTCTTTTCAGACCGGTCATTACCGTGTCCGGGTCAATCACGGCAAGGGTACCGGTGTTTTGAAACTGGAGGTTGGTCGTTACCTGTCCGGCCATCCCCTGGTACTGGGATACCGGTCGGCTGACCGGTGGCACGGCGGCGAGGGGGTCACTGAAGTTGACCTGAGCTACCGGTAA
- a CDS encoding hypothetical protein (KEGG: ton:TON_0274 hydrogenase 4, component I or formate hydrogen lyase, subunit 7) encodes MTQTNDKSVTLLLSPRNAPAGLLSGPSGRMVFYALPLSYGFQMPLPESGREQTKQVEVPDHDWHCYLGSR; translated from the coding sequence ATGACACAGACCAACGACAAGTCAGTGACTCTGCTCCTTTCCCCTCGCAACGCCCCGGCGGGGTTACTCTCCGGGCCGTCAGGCCGGATGGTGTTTTATGCCCTGCCTCTCAGCTATGGTTTTCAGATGCCCCTGCCGGAATCCGGCCGAGAACAGACAAAACAGGTGGAAGTCCCCGATCATGACTGGCACTGTTACCTGGGCAGTCGTTGA